One region of Streptomyces leeuwenhoekii genomic DNA includes:
- the mreC gene encoding rod shape-determining protein MreC, translated as MRDTKESRLLLVLLIAIAFALITVDIRGGEDSPVDGARHAAATVFGPIENGVSAAVDPVGNAVAAIRDSGRRHDRLAELEKENAALKAKLGSDDRGRSRLKQLDSMLKIAGKGQYGIKGAQVIAIGAAQGFSWTITIDVGANDGIKRDMTVLNGDGLVGRVTTVGPETATVLLASDPDFTVGTRLEGSDELGFASGQGDRPLRVELLNGKAEVKKGDRLVTFGSQADKPFVPGVPVGVVSRVDPSGGGLTRTLYVTPYVGFTKLDIVGVVVQAPRKDPRDTVLPAEPRPVPTPTVTVTVTPSAEAPADGQYPSEQPEQ; from the coding sequence AGGACTCACCGGTCGACGGTGCCCGGCACGCCGCGGCCACCGTCTTCGGCCCGATCGAGAACGGGGTGTCGGCCGCGGTCGACCCGGTCGGCAACGCGGTCGCCGCCATCCGCGACTCCGGCCGGCGCCACGACCGGCTCGCCGAGCTGGAGAAGGAGAACGCGGCCCTGAAGGCGAAGCTGGGCAGCGACGACCGCGGCCGCAGCCGCCTCAAGCAGCTCGACAGCATGCTCAAGATCGCCGGCAAGGGCCAGTACGGCATCAAGGGCGCACAGGTCATCGCCATAGGAGCGGCCCAGGGCTTCTCCTGGACCATCACCATCGACGTCGGCGCCAACGACGGCATCAAGCGGGACATGACCGTCCTCAACGGCGACGGCCTGGTGGGGCGGGTGACGACCGTCGGCCCGGAGACCGCCACCGTGCTGCTCGCGAGCGACCCCGACTTCACCGTCGGCACCCGACTGGAGGGCAGCGACGAGCTCGGCTTCGCCTCCGGTCAGGGCGACCGGCCGCTGCGCGTCGAACTCCTCAACGGCAAGGCCGAGGTGAAGAAGGGCGACCGCCTCGTCACCTTCGGCTCCCAGGCCGACAAGCCGTTCGTGCCCGGCGTCCCCGTCGGCGTGGTCTCCCGCGTCGACCCCTCGGGCGGCGGCCTGACCCGCACCCTGTACGTCACGCCGTACGTCGGCTTCACCAAGCTCGACATCGTGGGCGTCGTCGTCCAGGCCCCCCGGAAGGACCCCCGCGACACGGTGCTCCCGGCCGAGCCCCGCCCGGTCCCCACGCCGACGGTGACGGTGACCGTGACCCCGTCCGCCGAGGCGCCCGCCGACGGCCAGTACCCGTCCGAGCAGCCCGAGCAGTAG